The DNA sequence CGTCCATCGCCAGGTAGCCCTGCGCGCAGACGGCCAGCTGGGTCAGCAGGTCCTGGTGCTTCTGCCGTACGGGGAACAGCACGTCCACGCGCAGCGCGTCGGCCTGCTGCGGGTCGATCTGGTCGGCGATCCGCTGTTCGACGGCCGAGTCCAGGGCCTCGGTGAGCACCGCGTACTCCTGGAGCTTGCCCATGGTCTCCCAGAGGCGGGCGCGCTCGGTGTGCAGGGCGGCGTTGTCGCGCCGCAGCTCGTCCTGGCCGCCGCGCAGCGCGCCGACGATCCGGTTGAGGGTGGCCTGCGAGGAGGCGTACTTGGCCACGTGGTCGCGGAACTTGTTGCCGCCGGGCAGCTTGGAGATGAGCTTGCGCACACCCCTGCCTGAGCCAGTGGAGCTGTCGCTCGGGTCCAGGTCCTCCACGGTGCGGCGCAGTTCGACGAGCGAGCCCGCGACACGGGCCTGGGCGTCGCCGCCGCCGTCCGTGCCGAGGGAGCGTACGGCCCGCTCCAGCATGCGGTTGGACTGCTGGGCGGCGCCGCGGATGTCCGCGGAGCCGAGGCCGGCTATCTCCCCGATGCGGTTCGCGAACTCGGGGGAGCGGCTGTCGATGCCGGCCAGCGAGCCGACGTACTCCCCGGCCCGGCGGGCCATCTCCTCGCGCACCCCGTCCTGGAGCGGCACCAGGCCGGAGGCCTGCTCCCGCTTGACGGGGGCCACGGGCTCGGGGGCGGTGAGGACGAGCGGGCCGTCCTCGGGCGGTGTCAGTGTCATGGTCTTCTGGTCCCCCTATCCCTTGGCGCGCGCGGCCAGCGCCATCAGGACCTTGACGGTCGGTGCGCCGACCTGGCGGATGCCGGTCAGCCCCGAGTTGAGGTACGCGGTGTGCGGCGCGGTGGCGGCGGTGAACTCGGCCACGCCCTCCGTGGGCCGGAACCCGTGGCGGACCGCGAGCGAACGCAGCTTGGGGTCGGTGGCCAGCAGGGAGCCGAGCTCCTTGGCCTTGTCGCTGATCGGCACGAAGGTGTGCGGGGAGTTGACGGTGGTGTCGGGGTACAGCACCACCATGCTGCCGACGTCCCCCGTTACCTGCTTCTGCTGGAGCAAACTGGCCACCTGGGACTCGTAGGCCAGGATGAGTGGTTCGCCGCTGCCGCTGATGAAGGCGCGGAAGGGGCCGTCCGTGCTCTGCTCCAGGGCGCCCTGGACGGAGATCAGCTTCTTCATCAGGGGCGCGGTCCGCTCGATGCCGGCGTCGTCGGAGACGACGGTCGCGTTGTTGGCGACGTTCGAGGCGGTGGCGAGGAAGAGCGCGCCCGAGTTGGAGGTGGTGGGGTCGGTGGTCTTGACGAAGACCGTGCCGCCCAGCTCCGGGTGGGCACTGGTCCCGCCCTGGAGCTCCTGCCAGGTCTTGGCCTCGCCGGTGGCCTTCAGGAAGGGGCCGAGGAGGAGGGTGCCGGCGTTCTTGCCCGTCATTTTCGCGAGGCCGTGGTCGCCGAGGACCTTGGCCGCGTTGGCGCGGGCGATGACGACGAGCGGGGAGAAGAAGGGCTTGGTGATCTGCGCGCCCTTCACTCCGGCCGCCGCCTCGATCTCCGTGGCCGGTTCACTGCTGCTGGGGAAGGCGAAGTC is a window from the Streptomyces sp. NBC_01244 genome containing:
- a CDS encoding toxic anion resistance protein; this encodes MTLTPPEDGPLVLTAPEPVAPVKREQASGLVPLQDGVREEMARRAGEYVGSLAGIDSRSPEFANRIGEIAGLGSADIRGAAQQSNRMLERAVRSLGTDGGGDAQARVAGSLVELRRTVEDLDPSDSSTGSGRGVRKLISKLPGGNKFRDHVAKYASSQATLNRIVGALRGGQDELRRDNAALHTERARLWETMGKLQEYAVLTEALDSAVEQRIADQIDPQQADALRVDVLFPVRQKHQDLLTQLAVCAQGYLAMDVVRRNNEELIKGVDRAATTTVSALRIAVMLAQALTTQGEVIKQIDTLRDTTESLIRGNAEMLSTQSGEIQRIAADPAVGAETLRTAFAQIYKTLDTIDTFKVQATENMAATVESLTGELQHASAYLARTRTASALEGGDAR